GTTTCAGGATTACCACTTTATTATTGCCTAGACTGAAATGTTTTAAATAGTGGGCTAAGACATTTAGTGGTTAgccttctcaaacagctatagctATAGCGGCTAAATTGTACATAAGAGCAAATATTTAGCTAGacccttctcaaacagctatagccGGAGATTTAAAATGCATATCCTGAAACCCCCCAAGAAAGATTATCCCAGTAACAGCGAATATATAATTGGAAATCATCCAAGGTGGCTGACAACTCGGGGCCATTTATTTGTGACATATCAGTTATTTTCCAACTTGCATGTTTCACTACTTGTACAAAGAAATTAGGCCCAATTTATCTTCAATGTGTTCGAGTACCTGTTTTAATCACAGTTCATTCATGTTTTCTTCAATTGAAAATTATTTAGGCAGATGCCAAGACCCTTCGATTCAAGGATAAGGTATTAAAAAAGGGTGGGTTGTGGAGAGATATATATGGTATTGATGAAAAGAAGGTTGCTAGCTTGGTAAGAGAGGACAAAGTGGATATACTTGTGGAACTTACTGGTCATACGGCAAATAACAAGTTAGGAACAATGGCATGCAGGCCTGCTCCTATTCAGGTACCTTTGTGCCCATGATTCATAACTGTCACATTACCTAATTTCAGAACTGTTTGGACAGAAGTGATATCATCAGATCATTATGTTCTGAAACTAGCTTCTTCTGATCTTGCTAACATGATTGCTTCCTTTTCACTCTAGTCAATGAAACTATTCAAGTGTCTAATAATAAATGATTATCTGACTATTCTACTATGTGATTATTGAGCTGACAGGGGCTTCTTTTACTTGAATTGCCTGCACAGGTTACATGGATTGGCTACCCTAATACAACAGGTCTGCCAACAATTGACTACAGAATAACAGATTCATTGGCTGACCCACCTGATACAACCCAAAAGTAAGCCATCTGCTTTTCTTGCGGTGATAGCTTTCTGGCATGCACTTTTATACCCACACATCTAGAACGTGACGGTGACAATTATGAATTATCTGCAGGCATGTTGAAGAGTTGGTGCGCCTTCCTGAAAGCTTTCTTTGTTACAGTCCTTCCCCAGAAGCTGGGCCAGTTTGTCCCACTCCAGCAATTTTAAATGGTTTCATCACGTTTGGGAGTTTTAATAATCTAGCAAAGGTGACACATAAAACTTGAGTAATCAGTTCATTTTTACTGGATCACTAtttattgatttttcttttggcaGATTACACCAAAAGTATTGCAAGTTTGGGCCAAAATTTTGTGTGCAGTCCCTAACTCCCGTCTTGTGGTTAAGTGTAAGCCATTCTGCTGCGACAGTATTAGACAGAAATTCCTATCAACACTAGCAGAATTGGGTTTGGAGCCGTTACGAGTTGACTTGCTGCCACTCATCCATCTCAACCATGATCACATGCAAGCATATTCCCTAATGGACATAAGGTCAGTTATtttgatacttcctccgtttcatattataagactttctagcattgtccacattcatatagatgttgtgtctagatttattaacatctatgtgaatgtggacaatgctagaaagtcttataatatgaaacggagggagtacatcttttATCCTATGTTTAAACATGTTATGTAAACGAGTAGATCCATTCTACTGCATTGTATCTTAAATTGTCTGAACTTTGGTTGGTTCCTTTGCAGCCTGGATACGTTTCCATATGCTGGAACTACTACTACATGCGAATCTCTATACATGGGGGTTCCATGTGTTACTATGGCTGGCTCAGTCCATGCTCATAATGTTGGTGTTAGTCTACTCACTAAAGTTGGTACGTGTCTATTTACTCTGTGGTGTATGTAGCAATAGATCGAATTGCTGTACAGTTTTATTTTCATGCTATTTGTTGATCgacttgttttcttcttttgcatCGCCATGTGAAGActcggaaaaaaaatcactattgTGCTGTCTGGTTTTGAGTTTTGATACATATAACTTGATGATTGGAGCAGGAATTCTAGCTATTGAATCTGACCTTTCTTTACACAGTTGAATCAGGTCGGGTATATGTTCTCCTTGCCGAATTGTTGGTTGACATTTGCTGTTATTCTTGCAGGGCTGGGGAGGCTGGTTGCGAAGTCTGAGGATGAATATGTTAGCTTAGCATTGGATTTAGCGGCAGATGTTACTGCCTTGCAAGAACTGAGAATGAGCCTCCGAGGGCTGATGGCGAAATCACCAGTGTGTGATGGAGAGAATTTCACACGTGGTCTGGAATCTGCATACAGAAACATGTGGCGCAGATACTGTGATGGGGATGCACCTGCCCTCAGGCGGTTGGATCTGTTACAGGAAGAGCCATGCTCCAATAACAATAAGCAAGATTTTGATGACAATCAGGTCGCAAAGCTCGCAGATCTGAAAGCACAGAGAGTGGATGCCGCGGTAGATGGAGACAAGCAATCCCAGTTAACAGCGCATGCTGCAGTAGTAGGGGAAGTTCAGCAGGCCCCTATAATGGTGAATGGTGTGAGTTCACCTGTCTCTTCTGGGAAAGTTGAAGCAAATGGGCACATAAGCCGGTGACCAAGGGGAGTCGAGCATACTCCATTGATGTGGGAAACACTGACCCACTGTAGCTTGAGATGCACCATTGCTGTGGTGGACATTTGTTCTTACAGAATTCGACGCTTTGCAGGCCTACACTGGGTGTCTCATTTGTCTGACACCCACAATGGATAAGAAAGAAGAGCACTTCTGTGCCATCCGACGGTGATTTCTCTGGTTACACTTTGACCTTTGTAGCAAATGTAAGATTGATGGGGGATATGCTTATAGAGTTTGATTTGTAGAGGTATACCCCCTGTGTAGGTTTATGAACATGATGGCTTCAGTTGCCATATGTTAGAAGAAacagagaaagaggaggaagccCTTGTTGTAAATGCAGAAAAAACAGAACTGAAAAACTACTAGAATCAATTGACGGCGGCATTTCAACAGGCTGTGTCATGATGTACATCTTCTAGTTCTGTGAGCCTGTTATTTCTTTCTACAGTCGCCATAGTATGCTTGATAGAAAAATGGTGCTCTTTTATCCCCtttgtcaaaaatcatgttattaTCTACACGCATCAAGTCAAATTCTCAAATCATGGAACACCAgtttataaacatatttttttctaaatatgtaGATTAGATGCGTGTAAACCATACGCAGATTCGTCTAAAATGCTGTTTCTCTAGCATTGCAATTTTGCAGGGTTTATAGAAATCCATGAATGGTGGTACTATGTCAAGAGCAGcccttttgttttgttgtttttccctttatttgtgcttgttttgttgtttttccCTGTTCTTTGTGATCTGGAATTAGATGTGCATCACCGACCTAATGCTAAGAAGCATGACTGGCGGAGCTCTACACCGATCCTATGATTGCTTGAGTCGTCAATTTTTCAGGGACTGTTGAAGCGCATGAGTTTATGTTttgaacataaaaaaaatccctgaGTTGGTACAGCATGTAACATGCTGAATATCAGCTGAATTACATCATGCGCTCAAAATGACTTCATATATTTCGAAAGTTATTTCCACTGATAATCACTGAACACTACTCGTTCAGGTGAGAATAATTAAGACGGATCACGATTCATGAGTTGTTAATAACTAAACTAGCCCATCCGAAACGATACACCACTGCATAAGCACGGAACAAGCAGGAAACAATTCCTGAAACTGACAGCAGCTACAACTCCAAATACCAGAAGTCATGAGTGACACCGAGTAGACCCGCTGTGCCTCAATCTTTGACCACAGTCCGCAGGATTTTCACTTCATGGATGGGCCTGAATCAACAAAGATAACAAGTCTGAATAAATTCGACAGGAAAAATGCATATCGATCATTTTCCCTTTCAGTTTTACAGGCACCATACATGGATTGTACACATGATTTGGTTATCTCCCTCCCACCATTCGCCCTCACTCACCCGCAGCTCTCATTGTTCTCTACCATGATgaatactttctccgtttcacattataagtTAAAATTATAAGACGATTTGAGTTTTGGATAGATTAATGCATGGATCCATGTATGTGCTAAACTGCTTatggatgttagtgaatctagccAACGAATGGAGAggccaaaacatcttataatgtggaacgaagggagtagatcCTAGCCAAATCTACTAACGCTGCAACTCATCATCCCAAATATTTCCCTCCTGCTGCTACCCTGCTACCTACTTTGCCATTGCATATGCATGGTAATAGTGAGGCGTTGCACTCACTCAACTCTCCCTCAGGACAAATCGGATGCCATATCTATTATGTGATATGTACAACCATGGCATATAGTTTTGGTGTTACCTATCACTTTTGTCTGTCTGGACACTTCCAAGGCGCTTGACAATTTCCATTCCTTTTGATACTCTCCCAAAAATTGTATGCTTTCCTGGAATAGGAAAACCATATAACCTTAATAGCATGAAAATGTACCTGACTTTCAATGTGGAAATTTCGAAAAGAACATATTTGTAAAAGCAATCCAGAGTGCGAAATACAATGTCAAAAACAGATGTAAGCAGTGACATCCTGAGGGGCAAAATCTTCCAGGGTTGGCAATTAGGAAGAAAAAACAGTGATGGTGCTAGCAGAAGTCCTTCACAATTGCATTACACATTAACAACAATGCAGTCCAATGTACCAACATCACAATACAGAAGAACAGGAGTCCCAGAAATCCACCAGAAGTCTCCAAGAATCACGCTCCTAGTGATTGCACTAGACTCAAAGTCACTCTACAACAGGCTCTTCAAAAGCTAGTCCCAAGTTTTTCTTGTAATTATTCCAaatctaatattaaaaaaaaacttgcagtGATTTGATAGTAAAGTTTTTAGGTTGCAATCTGAGAAATTGTTGATTAACTCCTACAGAGTGAACTTCAGCTTTCCAGGGCAATGCAAAGAACATTCATAGACAGCAAACAAGCGGAAGCATAATGTAAAACTGGAGCAACAATGAGACAGTACGGTAGACTCACCATCAAGTGACTGACAAGGCGCAAGAGTAATAAAGAACTGGCTTCCATTTGTATTTGGACCAGCGTTGGCCATCGACAGAATTCCAGCGCCGGTGTGCTTCAGTTCTGGCCTAATCTCATCCTCGAACTTTGCTCTGTAAACACACAGCAAGAACACAAACATTTGTAAGGATTCAAACAGAGCCCCAAATAGAATGCAATAACGGCGTGGCGTGGAAAATAACAAGGAATAATAAATTTAGCTACTTTTACAAACAAGATGCTACAGGAGCCCAGCAACAATGGTACAATCGCTACCAAATGCTGCTACACAATAGGTACTAATTCCCTATTATGTTTTTAACAGGTAGAAATACAGTGCTATCCATCATGGGTTGATGATGTGAGCTCAAAATACAGTTCAAAATCGAGTGTTACAGTTGCAATGCAATCTTTGAAAGAGGAGGAAAGCAAGAAATATGCTGACCCGTAGATGGATTCGCCGCCTCTTCCGGTGCCAGTAGGATCCCCACCTTGCACGATGAAATCCTAAACCGCAAGAAGATAAAAGCAGTAAAGAAAACCTGACCGGATTGATTAATACTCCTATTAAGCAAAGCAGCAAGCAAGGAGTGGGCAGAAACCTTGATGATGCGATGGAAGATGACGTTGTCGTAGTAGCCGCGGCGCGAGAGCTCGAGGAAGTTCCTGCAGGTCTTGGGCGCGTGCTTGTAGTACATCTGTCGATCGACGAGAGAAGCGACCAAATCAAATCAAGGAGCAAGAACTTAACTCGGTGTATGCCGACGAAAAGAATAGCTCAAGAGAGAGacggccgagccgagccgagccaatgGTACCTCGATGGTGAAGGCGCCCATGGATGTCTCCAGGGTGACCTCCGGCGTGCCGCCGTCGGCGCTGCCCCACATCTTGGGCACTGGACACGGCGAGgcaagaggcggcggcggcggcgcgagaagagaagagaagaggagagattcccttctctctcttcggaggaggaggggaggccacAAATACGAGGTCTTCTCTACATAATTCTTATACACTATAAATTACAGAAAGCCCCTCACCAAATATAAGAATTGCTCCTTATTTTCTTGTGAAAGTGAAACCGAAGAGGAgaagttttgttttcttttcttttccttgtgAAAGTGAAACAAAACAAGTGAACTCAACTTGTTGCTCTCCTTGTCTTTTGGTTCAAAGAATGTAAAGTGAAAAGGCTACCTGTTTATTCATTCATGATAGATATAGTACATAGATACCACTTGGATCATGCATAGCAGGTTAATGAAGAAACAAAAGCGAAGATTCTAGATAGTGCTAATACAGATCGAGTCTCCTACTACAGTACTTAACAAAGCAATAGGGATGCAGACAGTGACGACATTCAGATTTAGTGCCCACTGTACAACATACACAGCAATAGGATGCATACAGTGACTAGTGCAGATTCCAACTACTACTCTTTGGTGGCTTCCGGCTCTGcattttcttggttcttgttgTTCTTACTTGGGCCATATTTGAAGATGGAGAGGTGCTTGATATACTGCGGTGATGCTTCCATGGCCTTCCTAATCTgcgcccacacacacacacacacacaagctcTTTGATGTAGCTGTCAGCAGTTCAGCATCTTAAACACTTCTAAAACACTAGGCCTAATTAAGATCTCTCCTTATTCAGTatgtagtacttcctccgtttcacaatgtaagtcattttagcattttccacattcaaattgatgttaataaatctagattctagattcattaacatcaatatgaatgtgaaaaatactaaaatgacttatattgtgaaatagagggagtacttcaaTAATCAATAGTATGAAGTATTATGCAGTAGATACTCGTATTGAACTTGACCAGTCAGACATCAGCGCCACATGAACGGCTACAAGAAAGAAAAGCTCATAGCTTCATAAAATTCACAAATTCTGTGCACCAACATACTGGTAGTATTGGACTTGTGCTACAGTGGAGCAGcaatttcacatttttttacagggaaaaaaatgaagttAGTCTAGTTACCTACCGGGTTGGGGTAGTCGAGGCCGTAAtcggcggtgaggaggaagtaggcggcggtggcggcgccgatcATCGCCGTACGCCGGACTATTCTGTCGGCTTTTGACCTTGGATCCATCAATCTTTCCTTCCCAAGCTTCTTCACTTGACGATTGATTGGAACGGAACGAAACTGCCAAGAagttcaagaagaagaagacactAGAAAGAAAAGCAACAGATGGGCCTTTAGCTTTTTCACGGCCCTTATTCTTCTTCTGTCCTGGGTTTACAACTGGGCTTGGCCCATTTCCTCATGCAGGtttgtttaatttctttgcTATATACTGTATCTAAATTCGTTCGGTTATTAGACAAAAACATCAGAAATGATGGTGAGAACAGGGAGATTCAGATAAATAAAATTGAAATGAAATATACAGCAGAAGAATGTGTATGTATAGAAATGTTTTCTAGCTACAAACAAGTTGTCTGGGTGGTGTAGTTGGTCATCACGTTAGTCTCACACACTAAAGGTCCCCAGTTCGAACCTGGGCTCAGACATTGATATCAACTTGGGCTTTTTGCAGCATGCAAATCTTCATCAGCAAGgtttttgtttcaatttttgCAGCATGCAAATCTTCATCATATATTTATGCCAGCCAATCGATCACTGGGCATTGCTTCAACATTCAAGTAATCGACCATGACAGAATCAAAGATACTTTTATATTACTGTCAAAAGGTTCTACAACAACACTTTGTTCCCTCTCGCGAGAACAACAGGGTACAACCTTACATTACTGCAATCTATAGATATAACTCAGAGAAGGATAAGGATGATGCACTAATAATTGGCCTTAATCAGCTAGTACAATTCTATCACCGGACAAACACCAAGTACAGTAGAGAAGGCTGGGGAAGATGATAAAGATCCCAGCAGCCAAATGCCATAACATGTTGATGAGACCTCATGCCTGGAGAGTTAACTGAACTTCTCCAGCGAGCGCACTATCCTGGTTGGCTCTTGGGTTGGGACCCAACAGCTGAGCTTGGAGCCAGCCAGATTACCTTACATAACATGGATTTGGATGGAGGCCATCCGAAAAGCTAAATGGTGCATCACCGATTGCTTTACAAATGATTCTTTTATAAAAGCCGGCACTAATGCACAAAGCTTTTGCCAATGGATGCATATACAAATAGATACTCGGATGCAgctgttctgaacttctgatccTATGAGCTTACGACTTATTCGATGGGCGCCTGCAATGCAAATACACCAGAACACAGTTTATCATGACACTGAACAACCAGATTAGTTAGTTAGTTTATCTGGAGCAAAGCAAACGACATGAAGAaggcaagtttttttttgttcttgtcagtaaaaaaaatggaagaaggGTTAATTAGAGTAATCCGACCGAGACAGTGCTGCCTCGTCGGCTTCCTCTCGCCGCACCCATCGATATCCATCTCCATCTCATCTCGCCACCCAAAACCCTAAACCTCCCTCCcatttccgccgccgccgccatgcagtCGCTTGCCCTcacctccccctcccttccggcgccggcgaccgcatccggccgccgccgccgccgcctggagcGCATCCGCGCCACCGCGGTGTCCGACGAGCCGAAGCTGAACAAGTACAGCGCGCGCATCACGGAGCCCAAGTCGCAGGGGGCGTCGCAGGCGGTGCTCTACGGCGTGGGGCTCACCGACGCCGACCTCCGCAAGCCGCAGGTGGGCGTCTCCTCCGTCTGGTACGAGGGCAACACCTGCAACATGCACCTTCTCCGCCTCGCCGAGGCCGTCAGGGACGGCGTCCGCGAGGCCGGCATGGTGGCCTTCCGCTTCAACACCGTCGGGGTCAGCGACGCCATCTCCATGGGCACCCGGGGCATGTGCTACAGCCTCCAGTCGCGCGACCTCATCGCCGACAGCATCGAGACCGTCATGGGCGCGCAGCACTACGACGCCAACATCTCCATTCCTGGATGCGACAAGAACGTCTGTATCTTTCCTCCACCCTTTCCCCCCTTTATCCTTTTGCTCGATCCGTTCTACAAACATAAGTCCGCATCTTTCTATTCACTGTTCCATCCTGCTAGTTTGCTTCCTAGACGCAATTAAAAATGCAATCTGTGCTGAGAAATCAGACTGTGGTATCATCAAAGTAGGCCTTGCGCTGTGATGTCCGCTTTGTCCATAGGTGTTTTAAACATTTGGGGATTTCATCCCCAATTGGttctgatatatatttttcgcCAGTACAAAGTAAACAGATGATAGAAAAAATCCATTATCCCTGCACGTTCAGTTAAATGCATAGTTTGGTTGTTGAAGCTGAGGTGATTTTGGTACACTGTTTTGTACTTACAACCTTGTTTTGAAGAACATAACAAAGGTCTAAAATTTTGTACTTCATTTTACCCCATGATGCTTTTGACATTAGGAAAGCTTGTGAGATAACTGCGGACATTTAGATCTTTGTTGCATTTGAGTTTAATGGTCCTAATCCGTTGCAGATGCCAGGAACAATAATGGCAATGGGGCGGCTGAACCGACCAAGTATCATGATATATGGTGGAACTATTAAGGTAATTCATCTCTGTTCTTTTGATGTAGGATTGTATTAATATTTGAAGTAATTTGAAGATGTTAGTGCCAGATACAATAAAACAACCTTTTTATGCATAGCAAATAATTCATGCTACAAAACAGTTCAATATGGTTGGCACCATGTTTGTGGACTGCCcttttaatttaataataatggGTTTGTAGTCATTTACCAGTGATAAAACATGGTGAATATATGTCAGTTCTGAATTACATTCACTTTTTGCTGAGCATTTTCTGACGGGCTTTCTGTTCATGCAGCCTGGTCATTTTCAGGGTAATTCTTATGACATAGTATCTGCTTTCCAGGTACTCTGCTTCTTATTTGCTAGTACTTTCTAATGTAGCAGTATACAGCTTATTCTTACTTTTGTCGTGTTATGATGTACAGTGCTATGGAGAATTTGTTACCGGATCAATCAGTGATGAGCAAAGAAAGAATGTGCTCCGCAACTCATGCCCAGGAGCAGGTGCGTGTGGTGGTATGTACACCGCGAACACAATGGCATCCGCCATCGAGACCATGGGTATGAGCCTTCCGTACAGGTGCAAACAATATGCTGGAACCTtgtcttgttttctttttaggCTGCATAATCAATTTGCTCTGAGTTCAGAAATTGAACAGAACTCTTATCAGTTCTGCtgtgttttattttctgaaGTTCTTCAACCCCTGCTGAAGACCCACTAAAGCTAGAGGAATGCCGTCTTGCTGGGAAGTATCTTTTAGAATTGTTAAAGATGGATTTGAAGCCTAAAGACATTATCACTGAAAAATCTTTGCGGAACGCAATGGTCATTGTCATGGCACTTGGTGGGTCTACTAATGCTGTTTTGCATTTAATTGCTATCGCTAGGTGGGTTATCTTCCTCTTGTCTGCTTTTTAATGTCTTGGATAGACAAATGCtgattgttttcttctttcagGTCTGTAGGTCTGCAATTAACTCTTGATGATTTTCAGAAGGTCAGTGACCAAGTTCCTTTCCTTGCGGACCTTAAGCCTAGTGGCAAATATGTCATGGAGGATCTGCATAAGGTAAATACTTGATGCTATAAATATGTACTTGGTTTCACTTCATCTTTACAATTAGTGTTTGTGTGAAGCGCTCACAAAAATTCGTGCTTGCACATTTCAGATTGGTGGAACACCTGCAGTAATTCATTATCTTCTGGAGCAAGGTCTTCTTGATGGTGATTGTATGACCGGTGTGTGCCATCAATTTCTATTCATAATAATGTGTAGAAGCTCCTTTATTTGGTTACTAACCGATTTGTTCTTTTCCATCTTCAGTCACTGGGAAAACTCTAGCGGAAAATGCTAAAATCTTCCCTCCTCTGTCCGAAGGACAGGTAAAGCTCAACCCAGAATTCTTATGCCTTATTATCTAGCTCTTTGTATAGTAGCATTTACACATTTTATTTGTTCTTTCAGCAAATAATAAGGCCCCTGGACAACCCAATCAAATCAACTGGTCATATACAAATACTTTATGGCAATCTTGCACCAGAAGGTTCTGTAGCAAAAATTACTGGCAAAGAGGGGATGTTTTTCTCAGGTGCCTTTTGTTGCTCACCTTTTCTAATCCTTTGAGCCTCAGTTCCTCACATTAtctgtaaaatttaaatttgttatgGTCAAATGGCAGGCCCTGCACTAGTGTTTGAGGGTGAAGAATCTATGATTACAGCTATATCAGAAAACCCAGCGAATTTCAAGGTAATATGATTAATCCAAAAGGTGCAATTTGGACACATTCTTTTGCAATTCAGAGGCCTGAAATACAAAATTTCATAGCAACCAGTTTTCCAAGTATTTGGGTAAATTTAATATCTGAGTTTTTGCTTATAACATAACTCTTTGCGCTGAAACAGAGAACTATAAAATAAATCTTTTGTATAAGCgctaatgaaaaaaatcatactcTGGTGCACTTAAgaatgcaaatatatatatttgcaccTAGGAAtgctaatatatatgtataagtgTGGGGCAGATATCGTTTTGAAATCTCTGTgcagttgcattttttttttgctaatgaTTGGACCTATATTTTAATATAACTTACCTTTATTCCAGTTGACACAGTAGTCAACTTTAATTAGTTTTGCAAACTAATGCGCTTTATCGATATTTCCTTTTACGCTCTTGACAAGGGAATGCATTAGTTCACTGGGACAACCATGCATAGTCTTGTTCTGAATTACTCTGCTGGCATGCAATCACAACAGGGGAAGGTAGTAGTGATACGAGGAGAAGGACCGAAAGGTGGACCAGGGATGCCTGAAATGCTGACTCCAACTAGTGCAATAATGGGTGCTGGTCTTGGGAAGGTAGTTATCTTGCTGTCTTCTGAATGTCTGATAACTTTCCTTGTGACAGCTGATCAATATTTAACTTGTATTCAAACATCACTACAGGAGTGTGCCCTGCTGACCGATGGCAGATTTTCTGGAGGATCACATGGATTTGTTGTAGGCCACATTTGTCCTGAAGCACAGGTATTGTGTTGTAGTACTCTAGCATTGGTTACACATTAACCTATAAAATGTAACATTCTGCTAGTTCTTTTTCCTGCGGCCTTTCAAATGGTTCTTCCTCATGACGCTGCCAGCTAGGGGAAAGATAACGGCAGCAAAGATTGTTTTGGTTGGTGTTGTTTACAATGTGAATATTTTTCAGGAGGGAGGTCCAATTGGTCTTGTTCAAAACGGTGACAAAATTACCATTGATGTTGTGAAGAGAGTAATTGATGTTGAACTGACTGAAGCTGAGCTGGAAGAAAGACGGAGGAaatggacgccgccgccacacaaGGCTGCCCGTGGAGCGCTTTGGAAGGTACTACTACATACATTATATCACATTAACATTCCTGGTCGCATAAGATTGGCCTTTGGTAATGAACATCGCTGTAATCCTTTTATCATTGCAGTACACGAAGCTCGTGTCCCCTGCATCAAGAGGATGCGTCACCGATGAGTAgatcgtgctgctgctgctcgagtaataaaaaataaaaaataaaaaagaggagGA
The Oryza glaberrima chromosome 8, OglaRS2, whole genome shotgun sequence DNA segment above includes these coding regions:
- the LOC127781757 gene encoding peptidyl-prolyl cis-trans isomerase CYP18-2; this encodes MWGSADGGTPEVTLETSMGAFTIEMYYKHAPKTCRNFLELSRRGYYDNVIFHRIIKDFIVQGGDPTGTGRGGESIYGAKFEDEIRPELKHTGAGILSMANAGPNTNGSQFFITLAPCQSLDGKHTIFGRVSKGMEIVKRLGSVQTDKSDRPIHEVKILRTVVKD
- the LOC127782961 gene encoding uncharacterized protein LOC127782961 codes for the protein MDPRSKADRIVRRTAMIGAATAAYFLLTADYGLDYPNPIRKAMEASPQYIKHLSIFKYGPSKNNKNQENAEPEATKE
- the LOC127781417 gene encoding dihydroxy-acid dehydratase, chloroplastic → MQSLALTSPSLPAPATASGRRRRRLERIRATAVSDEPKLNKYSARITEPKSQGASQAVLYGVGLTDADLRKPQVGVSSVWYEGNTCNMHLLRLAEAVRDGVREAGMVAFRFNTVGVSDAISMGTRGMCYSLQSRDLIADSIETVMGAQHYDANISIPGCDKNMPGTIMAMGRLNRPSIMIYGGTIKPGHFQGNSYDIVSAFQCYGEFVTGSISDEQRKNVLRNSCPGAGACGGMYTANTMASAIETMGMSLPYSSSTPAEDPLKLEECRLAGKYLLELLKMDLKPKDIITEKSLRNAMVIVMALGGSTNAVLHLIAIARSVGLQLTLDDFQKVSDQVPFLADLKPSGKYVMEDLHKIGGTPAVIHYLLEQGLLDGDCMTVTGKTLAENAKIFPPLSEGQQIIRPLDNPIKSTGHIQILYGNLAPEGSVAKITGKEGMFFSGPALVFEGEESMITAISENPANFKGKVVVIRGEGPKGGPGMPEMLTPTSAIMGAGLGKECALLTDGRFSGGSHGFVVGHICPEAQEGGPIGLVQNGDKITIDVVKRVIDVELTEAELEERRRKWTPPPHKAARGALWKYTKLVSPASRGCVTDE